In one window of Mercurialis annua linkage group LG4, ddMerAnnu1.2, whole genome shotgun sequence DNA:
- the LOC126679408 gene encoding calcium-dependent protein kinase 1-like isoform X1 encodes MGNCSSNLPSTFSGGATSDHRTTPSTGITVHPPNAAAPPRPPPPHTLQQKPNNRPSAAVPPGSVGRVLGRPMEDVRNTYTFGRELGRGQFGVTYLVTHKETKQQFACKSIATRKLINRDDIEDVRREVQIMHHLTGHRNIVELKGAYEDRHSVNLVMELCAGGELFDRIIAKGHYSERAAANLCRQIVTVVHDCHCMGVIHRDLKPENFLFLSTDENSPLKATDFGLSVFFKPGDIFKDLVGSAYYVAPDVLHRRYGAEVDIWSAGVILYILLSGVPPFWGDTEQAIFDAVLRGHIDFSSDPWPSVSSSAKDLVKKMLKSDPKERISAADVLSHPWMRVDGDASDKPLDIAVLTRMKQFRAMNKLKKVALKVIAENLSEEEIIGLKEMFKSMDTDNSGTITYEELKAGLPKLGTKLSESEVKQLMEAADVDGNGTIDYIEFITATMHMNRVEREDHLYRAFEYFDKDKSGYITMEELEHGLKEYNMGDAKTIKEIIAEVDTDNDGRINYEEFVAMMRKGNPEVAPNRRRK; translated from the exons ATGGGTAACTGCAGCAGCAACCTCCCCTCCACCTTCAGTGGCGGCGCCACCTCAGACCACCGTACCACTCCTTCCACCGGAATCACAGTCCACCCGCCGAACGCCGCCGCACCACCTCGCCCTCCACCTCCACATACACTGCAGCAGAAACCCAACAACCGTCCCTCCGCCGCAGTTCCTCCGGGATCAGTCGGACGTGTTCTCGGACGGCCGATGGAGGATGTTCGGAACACCTACACATTCGGCCGCGAACTGGGCCGAGGTCAATTTGGGGTTACGTATCTCGTAACTCATAAAGAAACTAAACAGCAATTTGCTTGTAAATCTATAGCTACTAGAAAACTTATTAATCGCGACGATATTGAAGATGTCCGTCGTGAAGTTCAGATCATGCACCATCTTACCGGTCACCG GAACATTGTGGAGCTAAAGGGAGCATATGAGGATAGGCATTCGGTGAATTTGGTGATGGAATTATGTGCCGGAGGGGAGCTGTTTGATCGGATTATAGCGAAAGGGCATTATTCAGAGAGAGCAGCAGCTAATCTGTGTAGGCAGATTGTTACTGTTGTTCATGATTGTCATTGTATGGGAGTTATACATAGAGATTTAAAGCCTGagaattttcttttcttgagtACTGATGAAAATTCACCTTTGAAGGCTACTGATTTTGGACTGTCTGTGTTTTTTAAGCCAG GTGATATATTTAAGGACCTCGTTGGAAGTGCATACTATGTAGCTCCTGATGTATTACATCGACGTTATGGAGCCGAGGTTGACATTTGGAGTGCTGGTGTTATACTGTATATTCTTCTAAGTGGGGTCCCACCATTTTGGGGAG ATACGGAACAGGCTATCTTTGATGCTGTCCTCCGGGGACATATCGATTTCTCCTCTGACCCATGGCCTTCTGTATCCAGCAGTGCTAAAGATTTAGTGAAGAAGATGCTAAAATCTGATCCCAAGGAAAGAATTTCAGCTGCTGATGTCCTAA GTCATCCATGGATGCGAGTAGACGGTGATGCATCCGACAAGCCTCTTGATATTGCTGTTTTAACTAGAATGAAACAATTCAGAGCAATGAACAAGCTCAAGAAAGTAGCTCTAAAG GTCATTGCGGAAAATCTTTCCGAGGAAGAAATTATTGGATTGAAGGAAATGTTCAAATCCATGGACACGGATAACAGTGGAACCATCACTTATGAAGAGTTGAAAGCTGGGCTTCCGAAACTGGGTACCAAGCTTTCTGAGTCGGAAGTGAAGCAATTAATGGAAGCG GCTGATGTGGACGGAAATGGAACAATTGATTACATCGAGTTCATAACAGCTACCATGCACATGAACAGAGTAGAAAGAGAGGACCACTTATATAGGGCATTTGAATATTTTGACAAGGACAAGAGCGG gtACATCACAATGGAAGAGTTGGAACATGGCCTTAAGGAATATAACATGGGTGACGCAAAAACAATAAAAGAGATCATTGCAGAAGTCGACACTGACAAT GATGGTAGAATTAACTATGAAGAGTTTGTAGCCATGATGCGAAAAGGAAACCCGGAGGTGGCCCCTAACAGACGGCGAAAATAA
- the LOC126679408 gene encoding calcium-dependent protein kinase 1-like isoform X2 yields the protein MELCAGGELFDRIIAKGHYSERAAANLCRQIVTVVHDCHCMGVIHRDLKPENFLFLSTDENSPLKATDFGLSVFFKPGDIFKDLVGSAYYVAPDVLHRRYGAEVDIWSAGVILYILLSGVPPFWGDTEQAIFDAVLRGHIDFSSDPWPSVSSSAKDLVKKMLKSDPKERISAADVLSHPWMRVDGDASDKPLDIAVLTRMKQFRAMNKLKKVALKVIAENLSEEEIIGLKEMFKSMDTDNSGTITYEELKAGLPKLGTKLSESEVKQLMEAADVDGNGTIDYIEFITATMHMNRVEREDHLYRAFEYFDKDKSGYITMEELEHGLKEYNMGDAKTIKEIIAEVDTDNDGRINYEEFVAMMRKGNPEVAPNRRRK from the exons ATGGAATTATGTGCCGGAGGGGAGCTGTTTGATCGGATTATAGCGAAAGGGCATTATTCAGAGAGAGCAGCAGCTAATCTGTGTAGGCAGATTGTTACTGTTGTTCATGATTGTCATTGTATGGGAGTTATACATAGAGATTTAAAGCCTGagaattttcttttcttgagtACTGATGAAAATTCACCTTTGAAGGCTACTGATTTTGGACTGTCTGTGTTTTTTAAGCCAG GTGATATATTTAAGGACCTCGTTGGAAGTGCATACTATGTAGCTCCTGATGTATTACATCGACGTTATGGAGCCGAGGTTGACATTTGGAGTGCTGGTGTTATACTGTATATTCTTCTAAGTGGGGTCCCACCATTTTGGGGAG ATACGGAACAGGCTATCTTTGATGCTGTCCTCCGGGGACATATCGATTTCTCCTCTGACCCATGGCCTTCTGTATCCAGCAGTGCTAAAGATTTAGTGAAGAAGATGCTAAAATCTGATCCCAAGGAAAGAATTTCAGCTGCTGATGTCCTAA GTCATCCATGGATGCGAGTAGACGGTGATGCATCCGACAAGCCTCTTGATATTGCTGTTTTAACTAGAATGAAACAATTCAGAGCAATGAACAAGCTCAAGAAAGTAGCTCTAAAG GTCATTGCGGAAAATCTTTCCGAGGAAGAAATTATTGGATTGAAGGAAATGTTCAAATCCATGGACACGGATAACAGTGGAACCATCACTTATGAAGAGTTGAAAGCTGGGCTTCCGAAACTGGGTACCAAGCTTTCTGAGTCGGAAGTGAAGCAATTAATGGAAGCG GCTGATGTGGACGGAAATGGAACAATTGATTACATCGAGTTCATAACAGCTACCATGCACATGAACAGAGTAGAAAGAGAGGACCACTTATATAGGGCATTTGAATATTTTGACAAGGACAAGAGCGG gtACATCACAATGGAAGAGTTGGAACATGGCCTTAAGGAATATAACATGGGTGACGCAAAAACAATAAAAGAGATCATTGCAGAAGTCGACACTGACAAT GATGGTAGAATTAACTATGAAGAGTTTGTAGCCATGATGCGAAAAGGAAACCCGGAGGTGGCCCCTAACAGACGGCGAAAATAA
- the LOC126679406 gene encoding potassium transporter 3: protein MVESKFPRKHLLLLAYQSFGIVFGDLSTSPLYVYKSIFSGRLIHYSNEDTVFGAFSLIFWTLTFFSLFKYAILMLFVDDNGEGGIFALYSLLCRHAKFCMLPNQQAADEELSAYHIEGQGNRSLTTSLSRKFVEKRKKKTTLLLVVLLGASMVIAIGVLTPAISVLSSIEGLQLQARNHGMVALLACIVLIGLFVLQYCGTHRVAFMFAPIVIVWLLLIAIIGIYNIIYWNTRVYKALSPFYIIKFFKDTGKDGWMSLGGLLLCITGTEVLHAELGQFSASSLRVAFSLFVYPCLVLQYMGQTAFLSRNLSAVSISFFSSIPDLLFWPVLVMAILATIVTSQAVICATFSIVKQCQSYGCFPRIKIVHKPNWLDRQIYIPEINWILMILCLAVTVGFQDINRIGNAYGIAFMTLIFVTTCLMSLVIKFVWHKSVAVALSCFLFFGTIEIIFLSASIMRIPKGGWVPLLLSAVSTFIMFVWHYGSKKKYVYDLHNKLPMKWILTLGSDLGIIRVPGIGLIYTELASGIPSSFSHFLTNLPAFYQVIVFVCTKVVPVPYVPQKERYLIGRIGPKSYRMYRCIIRNGYKDVQEKENEYDVENALVMSIAEFIQLEAEGSQSMDGSVDGMMAVVRTSEKFGKRFIISESDRNAESSSSSSAATVSSSRSAALRKLQSMYEQESPQLRHRRRIHLKLTDTIYKDSQVKDELQGLLEAKLAGVAYVMGHSRIKAKWSSPFMKRLLINIVYSFLRKNCRSPAVILDIPHISLIEVGMNYTL from the exons ATG GTGGAATCAAAATTTCCAAGAAAACATCTCCTTTTATTAGCATATCAGAGTTTCGGGATCGTCTTCGGTGACTTGAGCACTTCCCCTCTTTATGTTTATAAGAGTATATTTTCTGGGAGGTTAATCCATTATTCAAATGAGGACACTGTTTTTGGAGCTTTTTCGTTAATTTTTTGGACTTTGACATTTTTTTCTCTGTTTAAATATGCTATTTTAATGCTATTTGTGGATGACAATGGTGAAG GGGGGATTTTTGCTTTGTATTCACTTCTTTGCCGGCATGCGAAATTTTGTATGCTTCCTAACCAACAGGCAGCAGATGAGGAGCTATCTGCTTATCATATTGAGGGGCAAGGTAATCGAAGTTTGACGACTTCTCTGTCGAGGAAATTTGTGGAGAAACGAAAGAAGAAAACTACTTTACTTCTCGTTGTTTTGCTTGGTGCTAGTATGGTCATTGCAATTGGTGTCCTCACGCCTGCGATTTCTG TCCTTTCATCCATTGAAGGGTTACAACTTCAAGCCAGGAATCACG GGATGGTGGCTCTCCTTGCCTGCATTGTATTGATTGGCCTTTTTGTTCTGCAATACTGCGGAACGCATAGGGTTGCCTTCATGTTTGCTCCCATTGTGATTGTATGGTTACTGCTGATTGCCATCATTGGGATCTACAATATTATTTACTGGAATACAAGAGTATACAAAGCTCTTTCTCCATTTTATATTATCAAGTTCTTCAAGGACACTGGAAAAGATGGTTGGATGTCTCTCGGAGGGTTGCTTTTATGTATAACTG GAACTGAAGTTTTACATGCAGAACTTGGCCAGTTCTCAGCTTCATCATTAAGG GTTGCATTTTCTCTTTTTGTGTACCCATGTTTGGTGCTGCAATACATGGGGCAAACTGCATTTCTTTCTAGAAATCTTTCTGCAGTATCCATCAGTTTCTTTTCATCAATTCCAG ATTTATTATTCTGGCCAGTTCTTGTGATGGCAATTTTAGCTACAATTGTTACCAGTCAAGCTGTAATCTGTGCCACATTTTCGATTGTCAAACAATGCCAATCATACGGATGTTTCCCTCGGATCAAGATTGTACACAAGCCAAATTGGCTTGATCGCCAGATCTACATCCCAGAGATAAATTGGATTCTTATGATACTCTGTCTGGCTGTCACAGTTGGCTTTCAAGACATTAATCGTATAGGAAATGCTTATG GGATTGCTTTCATGACTTTGATATTTGTGACTACGTGTTTGATGTCATTGGTCATCAAGTTTGTGTGGCATAAGAGTGTTGCTGTTGCCCTTTCGTGCTTCTTATTCTTTGGAACAATCGAGATTATCTTTCTATCGGCTTCTATTATGAGAATTCCCAAGGGTGGGTGGGTTCCTCTTCTGCTTTCTGCGGTCTCTACATTTATTATGTTTGTTTGGCATTACGGTAGCAAGAAGAAGTATGTATATGACCTCCATAACAAATTACCCATGAAGTGGATTCTCACTCTGGGTTCTGATCTGGGTATTATAAGGGTTCCTGGGATTGGCCTTATCTACACCGAGTTAGCTAGCGGTATCCCATCTTCATTTTCCCATTTCTTAACAAACTTACCGGCATTCTACCAGGTCATTGTATTTGTCTGTACTAAGGTTGTTCCTGTTCCTTATGTTCCCCAAAAGGAACGGTACCTTATTGGCCGGATTGGTCCCAAATCTTACCGGATGTACCGCTGCATCATTCGAAATGGTTACAAAGATGTAcaggaaaaagaaaatgaatatgATGTTGAGAATGCACTTGTCATGAGCATAGCAGAGTTCATCCAACTGGAAGCTGAAGGATCTCAGAGTATGGATGGCTCAGTGGATGGTATGATGGCAGTTGTGAGGACATCTGAAAAGTTTGGAAAAAGATTCATAATTTCAGAATCTGATCGTAATGCAGAAAGCAGCAGTTCAAGCTCTGCAGCAACTGTGAGCAGCAGTAGGTCAGCTGCATTGCGGAAATTACAATCCATGTACGAACAAGAGTCGCCCCAACTCAGACACAGGCGGCGGATCCACTTAAAGCTTACAGATACTATATACAAGGATTCACAGGTGAAAGACGAGCTGCAGGGGCTTCTGGAAGCAAAGCTTGCCGGAGTAGCATATGTGATGGGTCACTCGCGTATCAAGGCAAAATGGAGTTCCCCATTTATGAAGAGACTTCTGATCAATATCGTCTACTCATTCTTGCGGAAAAACTGCCGTTCTCCTGCTGTGATCTTGGATATTCCTCATATCTCATTAATTGAGGTTGGCATGAACTATACTTTATAG
- the LOC126678779 gene encoding uncharacterized protein LOC126678779 codes for MLSSCCSQSLSPRGSVLLPSISRLRVINRPGFVNYPVVTRNSRIFESNSRSSKNRWKISCFRHEDFSSVNPKSDGVEHSLPENLVKQPEPEPEPGNSNGVKRDWISIRQIADVVCKAVGSRWTVPWTAETIVQVMLLWVVSFWFIGSWVIPFAAHAAGFNKESLTFRGQALFSLVTDVTEGLAGIAILHRCLSRFRPLSSDWFKFSVKGNWVFDVALGCFMFPLVNRLSQFNMSLLPILPSTPVTLSSVEQSIAARDPVAMALYAIVVSICAPVWEEIVFRGFLLPSLTRYMPVWCAILVSSVAFALAHFNVQRMLPLIFLGVVMGIIFARSRNLLPSMLLHSLWNGFVFLDLMR; via the exons ATGTTGAGCTCCTGTTGCTCCCAATCTCTATCTCCACGTGGCTCAGTTCTGCTTCCTTCAATTTCCAGGCTTAGGGTTATCAATCGACCCGGGTTTGTTAATTATCCTGTTGTCACCCGTAATTCTCGGATCTTTGAATCCAATTCTAGGTCGTCAAAAAAT AGATGGAAAATCTCATGTTTTAGACATGAGGATTTTTCTTCAGTTAATCCCAAGTCTGATGGTGTTGAACATAGTTTACCTGAGAACTTGGTTAAACAGCCGGAACCTGAACCCGAACCTGGCAATTCGAATGGTGTTAAAAGGGATTGGATATCGATTCGACAG ATTGCAGATGTAGTATGTAAGGCCGTTGGGAGCCGGTGGACTGTACCCTGGACAGCAGAGACCATAGTGCAG GTGATGCTTCTTTGGGTTGTCTCATTCTGGTTTATAGGGTCCTGGGTAATTCCTTTTGCAGCCCATGCGGCAGGTTTTAACAAGGAATCTCTAACATTCAGAGGACAAGCTTTGTTCAGCCTAGTGACCGATGTAACAGAAGGCCTTGCTGGAATTGCAATCCTTCACCGATGCCTATCTCGATTCCGCCCGCTCTCATCCGATTGGTTTAAGTTTAGTGTGAAAGGTAATTGGGTATTTGACGTGGCTCTCGGATGCTTCATGTTTCCATTGGTCAACCGGCTTTCACAGTTTAATATGAGCCTATTGCCAATCCTGCCATCAACACCAGTCACTCTCTCAAGCGTTGAACAATCAATCGCAGCACGAGACCCGGTAGCAATGGCACTGTATGCAATAGTGGTTTCAATATGCGCTCCTGTTTGGGAGGAAATTGTCTTCCGGGGTTTCCTTCTCCCGTCTTTAACCAGATACATGCCTGTATGGTGTGCGATCCTGGTGAGTTCAGTTGCCTTTGCTCTAGCGCATTTCAATGTACAGAGAATGTTACCGCTTATTTTTCTCGGGGTGGTGATGGGGATTATATTTGCAAGGTCCAGGAATTTATTGCCGTCTATGCTTTTGCATAGCCTTTGGAATGGCTTTGTGTTCTTAGATTTAATGAGATAG